The proteins below are encoded in one region of Candidatus Thiodiazotropha sp. LNASS1:
- a CDS encoding NAD-dependent epimerase/dehydratase family protein: MNTILVTGANGFVGEHLCRYMLSSGYGVRAVLRQKSPHWQLCEHVAVGDIDGSTDWSTALDGMDTIVHLAARVHVMRESESDPLAAFRRVNVAGSAALARQAAEAGVKRMIYLSSVKVNGERTHGEPYRADDEPRPEDAYGISKWEAEQALIRVAAQTELELVIVRPVLVYGAGVKGNFERLMSLIRRDVPLPLGGISNRRSFLSIQNLLDFLHCCVDHPNAAGEIFLAADGEGLSTPDLIRKLAHAMDCRARLYPVPLTLLRLGGWLTGRSSMIARLTEDLQVDLSKNRERLGWAPVMEMDRALSEMVSFDNG, translated from the coding sequence GTGAACACTATTCTGGTTACGGGAGCAAACGGATTCGTCGGTGAACACCTTTGCCGTTATATGCTCTCCAGCGGGTATGGTGTAAGGGCCGTGCTTCGCCAAAAGTCGCCACACTGGCAGTTGTGTGAGCATGTCGCGGTTGGAGATATAGACGGCTCCACTGACTGGAGCACTGCCTTGGATGGCATGGATACCATCGTTCATCTGGCTGCCCGGGTGCATGTGATGCGGGAGTCCGAATCCGATCCCCTGGCTGCGTTTCGTCGAGTCAATGTGGCAGGCTCTGCTGCGCTCGCCCGTCAAGCCGCTGAAGCCGGTGTTAAACGCATGATCTATCTGAGTAGCGTGAAAGTGAACGGTGAAAGGACCCATGGAGAACCCTATAGGGCGGATGATGAGCCCAGACCGGAAGATGCTTATGGTATTTCTAAATGGGAAGCGGAACAGGCGTTGATCCGGGTTGCGGCGCAGACGGAGCTGGAACTGGTCATCGTGCGGCCAGTCCTTGTATACGGCGCCGGAGTAAAGGGGAATTTTGAGCGTTTGATGAGCCTGATCAGGCGGGACGTGCCTCTGCCTCTGGGGGGGATTTCAAACCGTCGCAGTTTCTTGAGTATCCAGAATCTGCTCGATTTCCTGCATTGCTGTGTCGATCATCCGAATGCGGCGGGTGAGATATTCCTGGCAGCTGACGGGGAGGGTCTGTCGACACCCGACCTGATCCGCAAACTGGCGCATGCTATGGATTGCAGGGCCAGGTTGTACCCTGTGCCATTGACGCTGCTTCGTCTCGGTGGATGGCTGACAGGGCGCTCCTCAATGATTGCGAGGTTGACTGAAGACCTTCAAGTGGACCTGTCGAAGAACAGGGAGCGGCTGGGTTGGGCGCCCGTGATGGAGATGGATCGGGCGCTATCGGAAATGGTGAGTTTTGATAATGGCTGA
- a CDS encoding flippase, whose product MSAEDNELTRGGRLAKNVVWNLLSIIVPFLVAIITIPILIDGIGKDRFGLLAISWMFVGYFSLFDFGLGRALTVLVAKCLGEHQHHKIPGLVWTAMILMTVLGVIGFVVIFWLTPWLVGSVLKVPSELQQETLKAFYLLSVSIPFVIITVGLRGVIAAYQQFKLLTAIRIPMGIFTFVGPVAVLPFSTSLYPIVAVLVAGRFIAVLAHFMLMFRIVPEVRQHYRIDPGQLRPLFGFGGWMTVSNIVVPLMVSMDRFVIGAVLSVTAVAFYTTPYEIVFRLMVIPTAFVAVLLPAQSTTLAIEQGQDRKYSAELFNKGLSYIFIALFPLLLVISVFSFDGLKLWVGEEFADNGYQVMQWLAVGVLFYGLSLVPFSLVQSAGHPDWSAKLHLLELPIYLAGLWWALSHYGILGAALIWTLRAWLDALALYMMSLTLVPECRASAMRFGLSVLMAVTLFVVATQFQDLLEKFLFVGIVLTGFIYLVWRHVLEQKERLWLLRGLGVRREC is encoded by the coding sequence ATGAGCGCCGAAGATAATGAACTGACACGTGGTGGCCGACTGGCCAAGAACGTCGTCTGGAATTTGCTGAGTATCATTGTCCCTTTCCTTGTCGCCATCATCACCATACCAATCCTGATTGACGGCATTGGCAAAGACCGTTTTGGGCTGTTGGCAATCAGTTGGATGTTCGTCGGTTACTTCAGTCTGTTTGATTTTGGCCTTGGGCGTGCGTTGACGGTATTGGTTGCAAAGTGCCTAGGTGAACATCAACACCACAAGATACCCGGCCTGGTATGGACGGCTATGATCCTGATGACTGTCCTTGGCGTGATCGGATTTGTTGTCATCTTCTGGCTCACACCCTGGTTGGTTGGCTCGGTGTTGAAGGTTCCGTCCGAATTGCAACAGGAGACGTTGAAGGCCTTCTATCTCCTCTCCGTGTCGATTCCATTCGTTATTATCACAGTTGGCCTGCGAGGTGTGATTGCAGCCTATCAGCAATTTAAGTTATTAACAGCCATACGCATACCTATGGGTATATTTACCTTTGTCGGTCCGGTTGCAGTATTGCCATTCTCCACCAGTCTTTATCCCATTGTTGCTGTACTGGTTGCTGGCAGATTCATCGCTGTCCTGGCTCACTTCATGTTGATGTTTCGAATCGTGCCTGAGGTACGCCAACACTATCGAATCGACCCCGGTCAATTACGTCCGCTTTTCGGTTTTGGCGGGTGGATGACGGTGAGCAACATTGTCGTGCCGTTAATGGTATCCATGGACCGTTTTGTGATCGGCGCGGTGTTGTCAGTGACCGCAGTGGCCTTTTATACGACACCCTATGAAATCGTATTTCGATTGATGGTTATACCAACCGCCTTTGTCGCCGTTTTGCTGCCTGCCCAATCGACTACACTGGCTATAGAACAGGGCCAGGATCGAAAATACTCAGCTGAACTGTTCAACAAAGGGCTCAGTTACATCTTTATCGCCCTGTTTCCTCTGCTGCTGGTGATTTCGGTATTCTCATTCGATGGCTTGAAATTGTGGGTGGGCGAGGAATTTGCTGACAATGGTTACCAGGTGATGCAGTGGCTGGCTGTCGGGGTTCTCTTCTATGGGCTCTCTCTGGTGCCTTTTTCTCTGGTGCAGTCGGCGGGTCACCCCGATTGGTCTGCCAAGCTGCATCTTTTGGAGTTGCCGATCTATCTGGCTGGTCTGTGGTGGGCCTTGTCCCACTACGGCATTTTGGGCGCTGCACTGATTTGGACGCTGAGAGCATGGCTGGATGCGCTTGCACTGTATATGATGTCTTTGACGCTGGTACCCGAGTGTCGGGCATCAGCCATGCGATTTGGATTGTCGGTGCTTATGGCGGTCACGCTTTTTGTTGTCGCCACCCAGTTTCAGGATCTGCTGGAGAAGTTCCTGTTTGTCGGTATCGTACTGACAGGTTTTATCTACCTGGTGTGGCGTCATGTTTTGGAGCAAAAGGAGCGTTTGTGGCTCCTGAGAGGCTTGGGTGTCAGACGTGAATGCTAA
- a CDS encoding glycosyltransferase, with product MKLVISIVYYDSGLPTLRETLVSIVRSLDYAAEELQDLKAKVVVVDNGGILNQVKHLASQVFENGVHEWMVLGTGGNIGYGAAHNLVILNEQSDYHLVINPDVEVLEDAFLKAIKYMHHNPNIGLLSPYSEDPEGYKQYLCKRYPAVLDLFLRGFAPRFVKRYFAERLQEYEMRYDLKGRTLSKEVMASGCFMFVRHNVLVNVKGFSPDFFVYFEDFDLSIRIGKRSTIAYVPDVRIVHGGGNASKKGIKHILMFAKSAFVFYHKHGWRWA from the coding sequence ATGAAACTCGTAATATCCATTGTCTACTATGATAGCGGCCTGCCTACTCTAAGGGAGACGCTTGTGAGCATAGTCAGGTCCCTTGACTATGCCGCCGAGGAGTTGCAGGATCTCAAGGCCAAGGTTGTGGTTGTCGACAATGGTGGGATTCTGAACCAGGTTAAGCACCTGGCATCACAGGTATTCGAAAATGGCGTACATGAGTGGATGGTGCTTGGGACGGGCGGTAATATTGGATATGGCGCCGCCCATAACCTGGTAATCCTGAATGAACAGAGCGACTATCATCTGGTTATCAATCCCGATGTGGAAGTGCTCGAAGATGCCTTTCTGAAGGCGATCAAATATATGCACCACAATCCCAACATCGGTTTGTTATCCCCCTATTCTGAAGACCCGGAAGGTTACAAGCAGTATCTTTGCAAGCGCTATCCCGCGGTTCTCGATCTGTTTTTGCGTGGTTTTGCACCAAGGTTCGTGAAGCGATATTTTGCGGAGCGTCTGCAGGAATATGAGATGCGATACGATTTAAAGGGACGTACGCTCAGTAAGGAAGTTATGGCCAGTGGCTGTTTTATGTTTGTACGACACAATGTGTTGGTGAATGTAAAAGGCTTTTCGCCGGATTTCTTTGTTTACTTTGAAGATTTCGACCTGTCGATCAGGATAGGCAAACGTTCCACCATCGCCTATGTTCCGGATGTGCGTATTGTCCATGGTGGAGGCAACGCTTCAAAAAAGGGAATCAAGCATATTCTCATGTTTGCCAAGTCGGCGTTTGTTTTTTATCACAAGCACGGTTGGCGCTGGGCTTAA
- a CDS encoding glycosyltransferase family 4 protein translates to MFRALPNNRLILFVVNDAGFFLSHRLPLALAAKKQGYDVCVATPPGDGVEQIKAEGLSYRQVSLSRSGANPLAELRTIWNLYRLYRELQPLIVHHVTIKPVLYGTLAARVAKVSAVVNAISGLGFVFLARGWFSAMARSAVLTSYRWLFSRKRLWVIVQNRDDYDYLLEKECLSQDKIELIRGSGVDVDNFVMSTESDDLPLVVLPGRMLWDKGVGEFVEAAQQLHRMGIKARFALVGGIDPNNPESVPAARLAEWAREGNVEWWGNRQDMPEIYSDAHIVCLPSYREGLPKVLLEAAATGRAIVATDVPGCREIVIEGENGLLVPARESRPLADALRRLITNPALRQSMGQKGRAMAEAEFSIHQVIERHLNIYQRALEP, encoded by the coding sequence ATGTTTCGTGCCCTGCCTAACAATCGATTGATTCTGTTTGTTGTCAATGATGCCGGTTTTTTTCTCTCTCATCGATTGCCCCTGGCACTGGCGGCAAAGAAACAGGGGTATGATGTGTGTGTCGCCACACCCCCCGGTGACGGTGTGGAGCAGATCAAAGCAGAGGGTTTAAGCTATAGGCAGGTTTCACTTAGCCGAAGTGGTGCGAATCCTTTGGCTGAGCTGCGGACGATATGGAATCTGTACAGACTTTATCGGGAGTTGCAGCCGTTAATCGTCCATCATGTGACCATAAAACCGGTTCTGTACGGTACATTGGCTGCGCGTGTGGCTAAAGTATCTGCTGTAGTCAATGCAATATCCGGTCTGGGTTTTGTTTTTCTGGCGCGAGGTTGGTTCAGCGCCATGGCGCGTTCTGCGGTACTGACCAGCTATCGTTGGCTGTTTTCCCGCAAACGACTCTGGGTCATTGTGCAGAACCGGGATGATTATGATTACTTGCTGGAAAAAGAGTGTCTGAGTCAGGATAAGATTGAATTGATTCGGGGCTCAGGTGTTGATGTGGACAATTTTGTCATGTCGACGGAGAGTGATGATCTGCCACTGGTTGTGCTCCCGGGTCGCATGTTGTGGGATAAGGGGGTCGGTGAATTTGTTGAGGCAGCCCAGCAGTTACACCGAATGGGAATCAAGGCCCGCTTTGCCCTGGTGGGAGGCATTGATCCAAATAATCCGGAGTCTGTGCCTGCCGCTCGCCTGGCGGAGTGGGCCAGAGAAGGTAATGTTGAGTGGTGGGGTAACCGCCAGGATATGCCTGAAATCTACAGTGATGCTCATATCGTCTGTTTACCCTCCTACCGGGAGGGATTGCCAAAAGTGCTGTTGGAGGCCGCCGCCACAGGGAGAGCGATCGTCGCCACCGATGTTCCGGGTTGTCGCGAGATTGTCATTGAAGGGGAGAACGGGCTGTTGGTGCCGGCCAGAGAAAGCAGACCCTTGGCAGATGCGCTGAGGCGTTTGATTACAAATCCAGCACTACGCCAATCCATGGGGCAGAAGGGCAGAGCGATGGCGGAAGCGGAGTTCTCCATTCATCAAGTCATTGAGCGCCATTTGAATATCTATCAGCGGGCACTGGAACCGTGA
- a CDS encoding DUF3144 domain-containing protein: MSDQETEFAEFTAVAERFIALANEIKSEGKPLPLVNAALMSASATYSTYVAAGNQGYLKPSGVDRLVDTYRAQLAKIQEIKRKAAESSGQKTTKKQ, from the coding sequence ATGTCTGATCAAGAAACAGAATTTGCTGAATTTACAGCGGTGGCCGAACGTTTCATTGCCTTGGCCAACGAAATCAAAAGTGAGGGTAAACCTCTGCCGTTGGTCAATGCAGCTTTGATGTCGGCATCTGCAACCTATAGTACCTATGTGGCTGCGGGCAATCAGGGATATCTGAAGCCGAGTGGTGTTGATCGTCTGGTCGATACTTACCGTGCTCAGTTGGCCAAGATTCAGGAGATCAAACGGAAGGCAGCGGAAAGTAGTGGCCAAAAGACTACTAAAAAGCAGTAG